In one Musa acuminata AAA Group cultivar baxijiao chromosome BXJ2-5, Cavendish_Baxijiao_AAA, whole genome shotgun sequence genomic region, the following are encoded:
- the LOC103984002 gene encoding dof zinc finger protein 4-like — protein MQDFGAIPGGGGGGGGAGRVRDYPPLPPAQPQLPVKCPRCDSTNTKFCYYNNYNLAQPRHFCKSCRRYWTKGGVLRNVPVGGGCRKSKRSSMSKPSGGSERKDPPRRLSAAPRSSSGSGSGSGSGCSTLATADVPTSTTPFPNSALLTPPPDPNPDPAPSFDSATTMEVPLVQAADIFPDTSTAAAGSFPSQMSLASTPAILGFNRFPDSPPVPLPPQSKAAEEISAQTGFTNQAVAIDPRGAGSGAGCAIAGMDWPGASVDPAFFDLATAVDPASAYWSHGHWEDADPALYLP, from the coding sequence ATGCAAGACTTTGGGGCGATccccggcggaggaggaggaggaggaggagcagggcgCGTCAGGGACTACCCTCCTCTGCCGCCGGCGCAGCCGCAGCTTCCCGTCAAGTGCCCCCGCTGTGACTCCACCAACACCAaattctgctactacaacaactacaaccTCGCCCAGCCCCGCCACTTCTGCAAGTCCTGCCGCCGCTACTGGACCAAAGGCGGCGTCCTCCGCAACGTTCCGGTCGGCGGCGGATGCCGCAAGTCCAAGCGATCCTCCATGTCTAAGCCCTCCGGTGGCTCCGAGCGTAAGGACCCACCCCGCCGTCTCTCTGCCGCCCCTCGATCCAGCAgcggcagtggcagtggcagtggcagcggctGCTCCACTCTCGCAACCGCCGATGTGCCCACGTCCACCACCCCCTTCCCCAATTCGGCCCTCCTGACCCCTCCTCCTGACCCTAACCCCGATCCGGCCCCTTCCTTCGATTCAGCGACGACGATGGAGGTTCCACTGGTCCAGGCAGCGGATATCTTCCCGGATACATCCACCGCCGCAGCGGGGAGCTTCCCGAGCCAGATGTCGCTCGCTTCAACGCCGGCGATCCTGGGATTCAACAGATTTCCCGATTCACCACCCGTTCCGCTCCCGCCACAGTCGAAAGCTGCGGAGGAGATCAGCGCACAGACGGGGTTCACGAATCAGGCGGTCGCGATCGACCCACGCGGGGCGGGCTCCGGCGCCGGGTGTGCGATCGCCGGGATGGACTGGCCCGGTGCGTCGGTAGACCCGGCGTTCTTCGATCTCGCCACCGCTGTCGACCCCGCGTCGGCGTACTGGAGCCACGGCCACTGGGAAGACGCCGACCCCGCTCTCTACCTGCCTTGA
- the LOC103984004 gene encoding cyclin-dependent kinase C-2: MAVAASGQLNLEETPSWGSRSVDCFEKLEQIGEGTYGQVYMARETRTGEIVALKKIRMDNEREGFPITAIREIKILKKLHHQNVIQLKEIVTSPGPEKDEQGKPDGNKYKGSIYMVFEYMDHDLTGLSDRPGMRFTVPQIKCYMRQLLTGLHYCHVNQVLHRDIKGSNLLIDNEGNLKLADFGLARSFSSDHNGNLTNRVITLWYRPPELLLGATKYGPAVDMWSVGCIFAELLHGKPILPGKNEPEQLSKIFELCGTPDEVNWPGVSKMPWYNNFKPSRPIKRRVRETFKHFDRHALELLERMLTLDPSQRVSAKDALDAEYFWTDPLPCDPKSLPKYESSHEFQTKKKRQQQRQQEETAKRQKLQHPQPHARLPPIQQTGQPHPQIRPGPSQPIHNAPPPMAAGPGHHYGKPRGPSGGPNRYPQGGNPSGGYNPNRGGQGGGYNSGPYSQPGRGPPPYAGGGMPGSGGPRGGSGSGYGVNAPNYPQGGPYGASGAGRGPNMSGNRNQQQYGGWQ, encoded by the exons ATGGCCGTGGCCGCTTCTGGTCAGTTGAATCTCGAGGAGACCCCGTCTTGGGGGTCGCGCAGTGTCGATTGCTTCGAGAAATTGGAGCAGATCGGTGAAGGCACGTACGG GCAGGTATACATGGCACGAGAAACAAGAACCGGGGAAATAGTGGCACTGAAGAAAATTAGAATGGACAACGAAAGAGAAGGG TTTCCAATAACAGCCATACGGGAAATAAAGATTCTAAAgaagcttcatcatcaaaatgttATTCAACTGAAAGAGATCGTGACCTCTCCAG GTCCCGAGAAGGATGAACAAGGAAAGCCAG ATGGTAACAAGTACAAAGGGAGCATCTATATGGTTTTTGAATACATGGACCATGATTTGACTGGCCTATCGGATCGTCCTGGGATGCGGTTTACAGTACCACAgattaag TGCTACATGAGGCAGCTGCTTACAGGTCTTCATTATTGTCATGTTAACCAAGTACTCCACCGTGACATTAAAG GATCTAATCTCCTAATTGATAATGAGGGGAACTTAAAACTTGCCGATTTTGGCCTTGCACGATCATTCTCAAGTGACCATAATGGAAACCTTACGAACCGTGTCATTACTTTGTGGTATAG ACCTCCAGAATTGCTGCTTGGGGCTACCAAGTATGGTCCTGCTGTTGATATGTGGTCCGTTGGTTGTATATTTGCAGAACTTCTTCATGGAAaaccaatcttgcctggaaagaaTGAG CCAGAGCAACTTTCTAAGATATTTGAACTTTGTGGAACCCCTGATGAAGTCAACTGGCCAGGTGTCTCCAAGATGCCTTGGTATAACAATTTCAAGCCTTCACGGCCTATAAAGAGACGTGTCAGGGAAACTTTCAAGCA TTTTGATCGTCATGCCTTGGAGTTACTTGAGAGGATGTTAACGCTTGATCCATCCCAG AGGGTATCTGCAAAGGATGCACTTGATGCAGAGTATTTCTGGACTGACCCCCTACCATGTGACCCGAAAAG CTTGCCAAAGTACGAGTCCTCGCATGAATTTCAGACCAAGAAAAAGCGCCAGCAGCAGCGACAGCAGGAGGAGACGGCAAAACGACAGAAGCTACAGCATCCACAGCCACATGCTCGCCTACCACCCATCCAGCAAACAGGGCAACCACACCCTCAGATCCGGCCTGGTCCAAGCCAGCCCATTCATAATGCTCCGCCGCCAATGGCAGCTGGTCCAGGCCACCATTATGGCAAACCTCGAGGACCCTCTGGAGGTCCTAACAGGTATCCGCAAGGTGGGAATCCAAGTGGTGGGTATAACCCGAATCGTGGAGGTCAAGGTGGCGGATACAACAGTGGTCCATATTCACAGCCAGGACGTGGACCGCCACCCTATGCTGGGGGTGGTATGCCTGGTTCTGGTGGTCCACGTGGTGGAAGTGGCAGCGGCTATGGAGTCAATGCTCCCAATTATCCCCAAGGTGGCCCTTACGGTGCTTCAGGTGCTGGCCGAGGTCCTAACATGAGTGGTAACCGCaaccaacaacagtatggtggatGGCAGTAA
- the LOC103984003 gene encoding uncharacterized protein LOC103984003, translating into MYRDPPVRTSHSSTADLLTWPEKPPAERPEAPASRRSLKPADRISPAMFGAPVTEEEEAEILNRRKPCSDLKLQEMNGSGIFTADEQNGASETEGVIPQQAVGVISQISFGTQGIEPPRKPTSIAEIAKQRELSGTAESELEAKVRKQLSEAKCRELGGNDIFGPPPEAPPRHTTARNLELRSNIGFGSPQPRGHVSLMPVAFDEEKVSSTAKKIYSRKIQELAGNDIFRGDSLHWSAEKQLSTAKLKEMSGSNIFANGNGKTVTRDYLGGVRKPPGGGSSFAFA; encoded by the exons atgTATCGGGATCCGCCGGTGAGGACGTCCCACAGCTCCACGGCGGACCTACTCACGTGGCCGGAGAAGCCGCCGGCGGAGCGCCCCGAAGCTCCTGCCTCCCGCAGGAGCCTCAAG CCGGCGGACAGGATTAGCCCCGCGATGTTCGGCGCGCCGGtgaccgaggaggaggaggccgagaTCCTGAACCGGAG AAAGCCCTGCTCGGACCTAAAACTGCAAGAGATGAACGGAAGTGGCATCTTTACAGCTGACGAACAAAATGGTGCGTCAGAAACAGAAGGCGTCATTCCTCAG CAAGCGGTTGGTGTAATCAGCCAAATCTCGTTTGGCACCCAAGGGATCGAGCCTCCGAGAAAGCCCACCTCGATCGCAGAGATAGCGAAGCAGCGGGAGCTGAGTGGGACAGCGGAGAGCGAGCTAGAGGCCAAAGTCAGGAAGCAGCTCTCGGAAGCAAAGTGCAGAGAGCTCGGTGGGAACGACATCTTCGGACCTCCTCCCGAGGCTCCGCCCAGGCATACAACTGCACGGAACTTGGAGCTGAGAAGTAACATCGGCTTCGGATCGCCGCAGCCACGCGGCCATGTGAGTTTGATG CCGGTCGCATTCGACGAAGAAAAAGTCAGCAGTACAGCCAAGAAAATTTACAGTCGGAAGATCCAAGAGCTGGCCGGGAACGACATTTTTAGAGGAGATTCGCTGCATTGGTCTGCTGAGAAGCAACTAAGCACGGCAAAGCTGAAGGAGATGAGCGGCAGCAATATCTTCGCAAATGGGAATGGGAAGACTGTAACCAGGGACTACTTGGGTGGCGTCCGTAAGCCCCCCGGCGGCGGAAGCAGCTTCGCGTTTGCTTAA